The Penaeus chinensis breed Huanghai No. 1 chromosome 36, ASM1920278v2, whole genome shotgun sequence genome includes a region encoding these proteins:
- the LOC125044976 gene encoding cuticle protein 19-like — protein sequence MSAKLFVLFALVAVACAAPRPDAPPSYGPPAYKEPGMPFDFAYAVKDDYTGNDFAHDETSDGKVTSGSYRVLLPDGRTQIVTFTADHHSGYVANVAYEGEASYPAAKPAAYAPPPPAYA from the exons ATGTCTGCCAAG CTCTTCGTCCTGTTCGCCCTCGTGGCTGTGGCCTGCGCCGCCCCCCGCCCCGATGCCCCTCCTTCCTACGGTCCCCCCGCCTACAAGGAGCCTGGCATGCCCTTCGACTTCGCCTACGCCGTCAAGGACGACTACACCGGCAACGACTTCGCCCACGACGAGACCAGCGACGGCAAGGTCACCTCGGGATCCTACCGCGTCCTCCTCCCCGACGGTCGCACCCAGATCGTCACCTTCACCGCCGACCACCACAGCGGATACGTCGCTAACGTCGCCTACGAGGGCGAGGCCTCCTACCCTGCAGCCAAGCCCGCCgcctacgcccctccccctcccgcctacgCCTAA